A DNA window from Impatiens glandulifera chromosome 7, dImpGla2.1, whole genome shotgun sequence contains the following coding sequences:
- the LOC124945535 gene encoding uncharacterized protein LOC124945535, protein MKCSFRPSATAAAVVLAIILIIHFHPHHAKASRQLQSKEANSKFASSPVDIQAGKENPFKNIESSFRRIPPSRSNPTQNKYKPP, encoded by the exons ATGAAGTGCAGTTTCCGACCATCAGCAACTGCTGCTGCTGTTGTTCTAGCAATTATTCTGATCATACATTTTCATCCTCATCATGCCAAAGCATCGAGACAACTCCAATCTAAAGAAGCAAATTCAAAATTTGCATCTTCACCTGTGGATATTCAGGCAGGAAAGGAGAATCCATTCAAGAACATTGAATCCAGCTTCAGGAGAATACCACCCAGCCGATCAAACCCTACTCAGAACAA GTACAAGCCACCGTGA
- the LOC124910220 gene encoding RING-H2 finger protein ATL60-like: MGNPGAGGNDRNLNDSSQMALLGKIMMFGILGLFFIIIIFLFLHLYNKIFWLRRSDHSSAVTIRRRRRAPTDFNPTQHINANRIGLDQTTLKTIPIIDYNPKDFKEGIECVVCLSDLAAGDKIRLLKTCKHGFHVECIDMWLQSHSTCPVCRNPLSTISKTNNELPVLESDQESPEIQELPTNVLFWGDETEVRNSTTVTIDVASSSGETGETTKPSVIMSRLRSLKRLLSGEKVHCSSSSSNVVGDEHV, encoded by the coding sequence ATGGGAAATCCCGGCGCCGGCGGTAATGATCGGAATCTAAACGATTCATCGCAGATGGCTTTATTGGGTAAAATCATGATGTTTGGAATATTGGGTCTCTTTTTTATAATCATCATCTTCCTTTTCCTACACCTATACAACAAAATCTTCTGGCTCCGACGAAGTGATCATTCCAGCGCCGTCACCATCCGCCGTCGCCGCCGTGCACCCACGGatttcaacccaacccaacaTATCAACGCCAACCGCATCGGTCTTGATCAAACCACACTCAAAACCATTCCTATCATTGACTACAACCCAAAAGATTTCAAAGAAGGAATAGAATGTGTAGTCTGTTTATCCGACCTCGCAGCCGGCGATAAAATCAGGTTGCTTAAAACTTGCAAACATGGATTCCATGTAGAATGTATAGACATGTGGTTACAATCTCATTCCACATGCCCTGTTTGTAGAAACCCATTATCTACAATTTCAAAAACCAATAATGAATTACCTGTTCTTGAATCTGATCAAGAATCTCCGGAGATTCAAGAATTGCCCACGAATGTTTTGTTTTGGGGAGATGAGACTGAAGTAAGGAATTCAACAACGGTGACTATCGATGTGGCGAGTTCGAGTGGGGAAACTGGAGAGACGACGAAGCCGTCTGTGATAATGTCACGGTTGAGATCTTTGAAGAGACTTCTTAGTGGAGAGAAGGTTCATTGTAGTAGTAGCAGTTCTAATGTGGTTGGAGATGAACATGTttag